The following is a genomic window from Bacillus sp. FJAT-52991.
GGAGGACTTGCATTTAATATCGGAAATGTTGCTGGAGCAGGTCTTGGAGCAAATGTAATTTTCGGAGTCTCTCCTGTTACAGGTGCGATTATTAGTGCAGCTATCGCCGTAGGGATTTTTCTTGTAAAAGAAGCAGGGATATTAATGGACAAGTTCACGCAGGTAATGGGATTTGTCATGATTGCGCTTACTGTGTATGTAGTATTTAAAGCGGACCCGCCTATGGGGGAAGCTGTGGTCAAAACATTTGTCCCAGATCAGATTGATTTCTTAGCGATTGTTACGTTAGTTGGTGGTACAGTTGGTGGTTATATTACTTTTGCAGGTGCTCACCGTTTATTAGATGCAGGAGTAAAGGGAGTAGAGGCCATTCCTCAAGTAACGAAAGGCTCCATTTCTGCTATTGGTATTGCATCAATTATGAGAATTTTCTTATTCCTTGCTGCTTTGGGTGTTGTCGCTCAAGGACTCGTGTTAGATGAAGCGAATCCAGCAGCATCCGTGTTCCAGCATGCTGCTGGTGATATTGGCTATAAACTATTTGGCGTTGTGATGTGGGCAGCAGCTATTACATCCGTTATTGGTGCCGCTTATACATCTGTTTCATTCATCCGTACTTTCCACCCCTGGTTAGAGCGTCATCACAAAGCAATTATCGTTGTCTTTATTATTTTTTCTACGACTGTTTTTGCGACGATCGGTCAACCAGTAAAAGTGTTGATTCTGGCTGGTGCATTAAATGGATTAATCTTACCAATCGCTCTAGGTGTAATGTTAATTGCTGCACATAAAAAATCCATTGTTGGCTCTTATCGCCATCCGCTCTGGATGACGTTGTTTGGGATTGTAGTAGTTGTGTTAATGGCAGGTATGGGAGGTTACACATTAGTTAATGAAATCCCTAGATTATTTGCTTCTTAATTGAAAAAGGTCGATCATCGAGAGGGTGTACACTCGATGATCGACCTTTTCTCTATTATAGAATGATTTCAGCTGGCTTTACTTGAATGGCTGATAGCTGGTAGGTTTTATGACGTAGGGAGTCAACATTAATATGTTGGCGAGCGACACCTGAGTGAATAGCAGCAGCGGCAACGGCAGCAGCAACTTCTGGTGCGACTCGGGCATCAAATGCTGAAGGGATGATATAATCATCTGATAATTCATGGTCTGCTATGAGGGAAGCGATGGCGTGAGCGGCGGCAATTTTCATTTCTTCATTAATGTCTGTGGATCGGGTATCAAGTGCTCCGCGGAATATTCCTGGAAAAGCAAGAACATTGTTTACTTGGTTAGGAAAATCTGAACGTCCTGTGCCAATAATTTTAACTCCAGCAGCTTTTGCATCTTCTGGGTCAATTTCGGGATTAGGATTAGCCATTGCAAAAACGATCGGATCTTGTGCCATTGTACGAACCATTTCTGGTGTTAATGCTCCAGCAGCAGAAACGCCAATAAATACATCACTATTGATTATCGCTTCTTCAAGTGACCCCTCTATTTGGTTTGGATTAGTGAATGTCGCAATTTCTTGTTTGACAGGATTCATTCCATGAGGTCTGCCAGCGTATATCGCTCCTTTTGAATCGCACATAATGATTTCCTTCACGCCGAAGCTGTATAGTAACTTGGTAATAGCAATGCCTGCAGCCCCTGCGCCATTAATAACTACTTTAATATCACTAAAAGTTTTATGAACGAGCTTTAATGAGTTAATTAAGCCAGCTAATGTCACAATAGCTGTTCCGTGCTGATCATCGTGAAATACGGGAATGTCCATTTCTTTTTTTAGTCTTTCTTCGATCAAAAAGCAATTGGGGGCTTTAATATCTTCTAAATTGACACCGCCAAAGGAAGATTGCAATAGTTTGACAGTCTTAATGATTTCTTCAGGATCTTTCGTGTCAATACAAATAGGGAAAGCATCAACACCAGCAAAGTTTTTAAATAAAATAGCTTTTCCCTCCATAACAGGCAATGAAGCATCTGCTCCGATATCACCAAGACCTAGTACAGCTGTCCCATCTGAAACGACAGCAACAGTATTTGCCTTCATAGTATACTCATATATTTTTTCAGGGGAAGAATGGATTTCTA
Proteins encoded in this region:
- a CDS encoding NRAMP family divalent metal transporter produces the protein MNPQKNGSTINWSVLLGAAFLMATSAIGPGFLTQTTVFTQQLAASFGFVILISIILDIGAQTNIWRILIVSEKRAQEVANLVFPGLGYFIAALIVLGGLAFNIGNVAGAGLGANVIFGVSPVTGAIISAAIAVGIFLVKEAGILMDKFTQVMGFVMIALTVYVVFKADPPMGEAVVKTFVPDQIDFLAIVTLVGGTVGGYITFAGAHRLLDAGVKGVEAIPQVTKGSISAIGIASIMRIFLFLAALGVVAQGLVLDEANPAASVFQHAAGDIGYKLFGVVMWAAAITSVIGAAYTSVSFIRTFHPWLERHHKAIIVVFIIFSTTVFATIGQPVKVLILAGALNGLILPIALGVMLIAAHKKSIVGSYRHPLWMTLFGIVVVVLMAGMGGYTLVNEIPRLFAS
- a CDS encoding NADP-dependent malic enzyme, with the protein product MQNLREDALEIHRHHQGKLETSAKLNVKNVKDLSLVYSPGVAEPCLEIHSSPEKIYEYTMKANTVAVVSDGTAVLGLGDIGADASLPVMEGKAILFKNFAGVDAFPICIDTKDPEEIIKTVKLLQSSFGGVNLEDIKAPNCFLIEERLKKEMDIPVFHDDQHGTAIVTLAGLINSLKLVHKTFSDIKVVINGAGAAGIAITKLLYSFGVKEIIMCDSKGAIYAGRPHGMNPVKQEIATFTNPNQIEGSLEEAIINSDVFIGVSAAGALTPEMVRTMAQDPIVFAMANPNPEIDPEDAKAAGVKIIGTGRSDFPNQVNNVLAFPGIFRGALDTRSTDINEEMKIAAAHAIASLIADHELSDDYIIPSAFDARVAPEVAAAVAAAAIHSGVARQHINVDSLRHKTYQLSAIQVKPAEIIL